tttactatttatcgGTTATTTTTTATCGGTAACTTATTAATTGCTTACTAATTCTGccaaaaattgttataaattgtttcatcCTCTAAGTAGCTATAAAAGTTTAATCtacaatacatttaaagtcaaattaaacatatcagatgtaacaataatttattataaacagacATTTCACAATCTTTTGaaatatctgtttatttttgctattaaaataagattctTATCAATTATCAGTTAGTTCAACAATTCGCAACAATTTAATCCAATCGGCTTAAGCTCTGTTAGGCCTCGTTTACATGGTAAGCATTTGTTGGACAATAGTTGATGCTCAATGTTACTAGTTACAAGGGTTGTCAATTATATTGTTGAAAACAgaattatactttttactttttgaacaaaaacaaagtatgaaaaataatgttatgagCATCAAAATGCTTAAAACTAAGCGTtagacaattaattttatactttagcCAGAACGCACAATGCAGCTAGacaaatactaataaaagCATAATGAGTGCAGGgggttgaaaaaattattgaataacgTACTCTTAATTTTTCGATGTCCAATTTATTCTCAGACACAGATATACTTTACTGCTCAAAAATCACCTTacttacaattttgtttacatacaTGTTAACACTTTTTGGACGAGAAATTTTAAACGCACTATCGACTCTGAAACAGGAAATGTTTCCTGCAATTTGATTTTCAACTTATGTCTTTACCATCAAAACGAGGCTTAATCCTTTCAAATACAATTGCAGGCGCCAATCGACACAAGCAAAACGCCAATCGTGTGGGTGCTCGGGGGCCCAGGGTCCGGCAAGGGCACCCAATGCGAGAAGATCATCGCCAAGTATGGCTTCACGCACCTGTCCACTGGTGACCTGCTGCGAGCTGAGGTGAAGAGCGGCTCGGAGAGGGCCAAGTGCCTCACTACTATTATGGAAAGAGGTAATTCAGAACTACATTCATTACATAATTCAGTGaggtgacatttttaaataattcacataCACATGGAAGTCTCTAAAGaatgtaaatgaaaacatttaacgaccgtgttgttttttttatgcccAAAACCgctaactgagctggtggttcgcgtGATGGTTGCGATTGAAGCGTttaccatcgcccatgaagtgctacccgcttttaaggggaattGGATAAGAAAAGGGCTGCCGATTGGTGAGAAGGAATGGACatggaaggataaggaaagaaaaCGGGCCAGCTCCCCcgctcaccgtacgaaacacagtagcatgctactatttcacaccaGTCTTCTGCAGTACTTCCCCGTAGCGAGCTGCCCAATTcatgctgaagcgtgctcgactcccatataaaaacaatgctctatttaaatttacccaatatttgtgtaaatttcCAGGAGACCTCGTTCCCAACGACATAGTGCTAGACCTGCTCCGCGAAGCTATCGTGGCTGCGGCGGCGGATGCCAAGGGCTTCCTGATCGACGGCTACCCAAGGGAGAAGTCCCAGGGCATCGCCTTTGAGAAAGCTATTGCTCCTGTTACTGTGagtacttttaaaattgtagtCTTA
The Zerene cesonia ecotype Mississippi chromosome 1, Zerene_cesonia_1.1, whole genome shotgun sequence DNA segment above includes these coding regions:
- the LOC119829204 gene encoding adenylate kinase isoenzyme 1 isoform X2, with protein sequence MAPIDTSKTPIVWVLGGPGSGKGTQCEKIIAKYGFTHLSTGDLLRAEVKSGSERAKCLTTIMERGDLVPNDIVLDLLREAIVAAAADAKGFLIDGYPREKSQGIAFEKAIAPVTVIIYFEASPETLTQRLLGRAASSGRADDNADTIKLRLKTFLDNNDMVLAQYPDKLKRINAEDSVENIFGQVQQILDPLVAK